The Macrobrachium rosenbergii isolate ZJJX-2024 chromosome 56, ASM4041242v1, whole genome shotgun sequence genome includes a region encoding these proteins:
- the LOC136836465 gene encoding sex peptide receptor-like, whose protein sequence is MDNDTNLDDAFANLDDSFTTLDDNITQDDGHVYPDLCGNNVSQGGNPNVSGFHRYINVSEQYPLELAMPLYGYAMPFLLIITTIANTLIVAVLWQRHMRSPTNAVLMAMALSDLLTVVFPEPMFFYMYTLNNHAKPLYPPAACYAWNFFHDHIPNLFHTASIWLTVALAVQRYIYVCHAPVARVWCTLPRVIKAIALIFVLATIHLLPRFFDTEYGPMKIEWEGQCVLVCSENIRSWVDVITQDVYFVTFFMFRVIFVHLGPCTVLVVLNVLLYRALREAQKRREKLLQDKNSKKECNKLCDANCTTLMLIAVVSVFLVTEIPLAIITALHIINSIGLVTIFSPDSYFMVSCFFIISNSFIIFSYPINFAIYCGMSRQFRETFRDLFVRGRKISRDDSTRYSMLNGPPRTYTSETVV, encoded by the coding sequence ATGGACAACGACACGAACCTAGACGATGCTTTCGCGAACCTAGACGACAGTTTCACGACCCTAGACGACAACATCACCCAAGACGATGGCCATGTCTACCCGGACCTGTGCGGCAACAATGTCTCCCAGGGCGGCAATCCGAACGTCTCCGGCTTCCATCGTTACATTAATGTCAGCGAGCAGTACCCCTTGGAACTGGCCATGCCCTTGTATGGGTACGCCATGCCCTTCTTGCTCATCATCACGACCATCGCAAACACGCTCATAGTGGCAGTGCTCTGGCAGAGGCACATGAGATCGCCCACAAACGCCGTCCTCATGGCCATGGCACTCTCTGACTTACTGACTGTCGTGTTCCCCGAACCCATGTTCTTCTACATGTACACCCTGAACAACCACGCCAAGCCGCTGTACCCACCGGCGGCCTGCTACGCCTGGAACTTCTTCCACGACCACATCCCCAACCTCTTCCACACGGCTTCCATTTGGCTGACAGTGGCGCTGGCCGTGCAGAGGTACATCTACGTGTGCCATGCACCTGTTGCGAGGGTTTGGTGCACCTTGCCCCGTGTGATCAAAGCCATTGCCTTAATCTTCGTATTAGCCACTATTCACTTACTGCCCAGGTTCTTCGACACGGAATATGGGCCCATGAAGATAGAGTGGGAGGGCCAGTGTGTCCTGGTGTGCAGTGAGAACATAAGGTCCTGGGTGGACGTCATCACACAAGATGTTTACTTCGTCACCTTCTTCATGTTCCGCGTGATCTTCGTGCATCTCGGCCCCTGCACGGTTTTGGTGGTCCTGAACGTGCTTCTGTACAGAGCCCTGCGAGAGGcccagaagagaagagaaaagctTCTGCAAGATAAGAATTCCAAGAAGGAATGCAACAAGCTCTGTGACGCCAACTGCACGACGCTCATGCTGATCGCCGTCGTGTCTGTCTTTCTGGTCACGGAAATACCCCTGGCAATCATCACAGCTCTTCACATCATCAATAGCATAGGACTCGTCACCATCTTCTCGCCAGACTCCTATTTCATGGTGTCGTGTTTCTTCATCATATCCAACTCGTTCATCATCTTTTCATACCCCATCAACTTCGCCATATACTGCGGCATGTCGCGCCAGTTTCGGGAGACCTTCAGGGACCTCTTCGTCCGAGGTAGGAAAATCAGCAGGGATGACTCCACGCGTTATTCCATGCTCAACGGGCCCCCCCGCACCTACACGTCGGAGACGGTTGTCTGA